Proteins from a genomic interval of Haloferax marinisediminis:
- a CDS encoding DUF7405 family protein, giving the protein MSPNRERGLSRRDFVTAAVAIGGTSALTACMEREQSSTGDVTTQSVEDEPPSSPEFPRGDPETVPTGQHRWGKYLVRDAHGNTVPPQQLVAVGLTYEGSVPPTAAEREQVERALETIELAYQWGTGGNAGAAFNRGLLFMLGYAPRYFESMGEIPSSLTTPEDVLDTVGEDPTKADPYDAILLLTSDIGSVVLGAEAALFGEVDEVNGVSVDATFEGVFSKAGRHTGYVGKGLPADKLEEERIPEDAPLSMGFKSGFSDNLPAEDAVTLTSGPFAGGSTIASSTLVIDLDRWYDQRDEERVAEMFCPAHGTDDVGPTGEKLGSDSGITQEDVDRIEKDAESYGRVGHTQKVARARDDEFEARILRRTEGVATSQHDGAGFEFNSVQRTIEDFVETRKAMNPDEYDFDIPAKDHGIVDYLETVRRGSYLAPPREKRSLPVV; this is encoded by the coding sequence GTGAGCCCAAACAGAGAACGGGGGCTCTCCCGACGCGACTTCGTCACCGCAGCGGTGGCAATCGGCGGGACGAGTGCCCTCACGGCGTGTATGGAACGAGAACAGTCATCCACGGGCGACGTGACGACACAGTCCGTAGAAGACGAACCGCCGTCGTCACCTGAGTTCCCTCGTGGCGATCCAGAAACAGTGCCGACCGGGCAGCATCGGTGGGGTAAGTATCTCGTTCGAGATGCACACGGAAACACAGTCCCACCCCAGCAGCTCGTCGCAGTCGGACTCACGTACGAAGGGTCGGTTCCACCGACAGCAGCAGAGCGCGAACAGGTGGAACGCGCTCTCGAAACCATCGAACTGGCCTACCAGTGGGGGACCGGTGGTAACGCTGGTGCTGCATTCAACCGTGGGCTCCTTTTCATGCTTGGGTACGCACCACGATATTTCGAATCGATGGGGGAGATTCCGTCCTCACTCACGACACCAGAGGACGTCCTCGATACCGTCGGGGAAGACCCCACAAAAGCAGACCCATACGATGCGATACTGCTGCTGACGAGCGACATCGGTTCTGTCGTCCTCGGCGCAGAGGCAGCACTGTTTGGCGAAGTCGACGAGGTGAACGGAGTGTCCGTGGATGCGACGTTCGAAGGTGTGTTCTCGAAGGCGGGGCGTCACACCGGCTACGTTGGAAAAGGGCTCCCTGCGGACAAACTGGAAGAAGAGCGGATTCCAGAGGATGCACCGCTCTCGATGGGGTTCAAATCCGGATTTAGCGACAATCTCCCAGCGGAGGACGCGGTCACGCTGACGTCGGGGCCCTTCGCCGGGGGGTCGACAATCGCTTCCTCCACGCTCGTCATCGACCTCGACCGATGGTACGACCAGCGTGATGAAGAGCGCGTCGCGGAGATGTTCTGCCCCGCTCACGGGACAGACGATGTGGGACCGACGGGCGAGAAACTCGGGAGTGACAGCGGCATTACCCAGGAAGATGTCGACCGGATCGAGAAAGACGCCGAGTCGTACGGTCGTGTCGGGCACACGCAGAAGGTCGCTCGGGCGCGAGACGACGAGTTCGAAGCACGAATCCTCCGCAGGACAGAGGGTGTCGCGACGAGTCAGCACGACGGTGCAGGCTTCGAATTCAACTCCGTTCAGCGAACCATCGAGGACTTCGTCGAGACGCGGAAAGCGATGAACCCCGACGAGTACGACTTCGACATTCCTGCGAAAGACCACGGCATCGTCGATTACCTCGAAACCGTTCGCAGAGGGAGCTATCTGGCACCACCTCGTGAAAAGCGGTCTCTGCCGGTGGTCTAA